A window from Sinorhizobium fredii encodes these proteins:
- the rdgB gene encoding RdgB/HAM1 family non-canonical purine NTP pyrophosphatase, translating to MRKLVDKTLVVASHNAGKIREIRDLIGPLGFEARSAADLNFIEPDETGTTFEENATIKALASAKASGLPALSDDSGLAIDALGGAPGVYTANWAERDDGSRDFAMAMEKVEKELREKGATEPGERTARFVSVLCLAWPDGHVELFRGEVEGYVVWPPRGTSGFGYDPVFQPKGYATTFGEMSAEEKHGWKPGDADALSHRARAFKLFAETCLGA from the coding sequence ATGCGCAAACTGGTTGACAAGACACTCGTGGTGGCAAGCCACAATGCCGGCAAGATCCGCGAAATCCGTGACCTGATCGGACCGCTCGGCTTCGAGGCAAGATCGGCCGCCGATCTCAATTTCATCGAGCCGGACGAGACCGGCACGACCTTCGAGGAGAACGCGACGATCAAGGCGCTCGCCTCTGCCAAAGCCTCCGGCCTGCCGGCGCTTTCGGACGATTCGGGCCTTGCCATCGATGCGCTCGGCGGCGCTCCCGGCGTCTACACCGCCAATTGGGCGGAACGCGACGACGGCAGCCGCGACTTCGCGATGGCCATGGAAAAGGTCGAAAAAGAGCTCAGGGAGAAAGGTGCGACGGAGCCGGGCGAGCGTACCGCCCGCTTCGTCTCGGTGCTCTGCCTTGCTTGGCCGGACGGGCATGTCGAGCTCTTTCGCGGCGAAGTCGAAGGCTACGTCGTCTGGCCGCCGCGCGGCACGAGCGGCTTCGGCTATGATCCGGTCTTCCAGCCCAAGGGCTACGCCACCACGTTCGGAGAAATGAGCGCCGAAGAGAAGCACGGCTGGAAGCCGGGCGACGCGGACGCGCTCTCGCATCGCGCCCGCGCCTTCAAGCTGTTTGCCGAGACCTGCCTCGGCGCCTGA
- a CDS encoding VOC family protein → MAPALEGILETALYAHDLDAAEAFYGNVLGLTRITRAGNRHVFFRCGDGVLLIFNPAETVKPPAAGALPVPPHGTQGNGHMCFRVAAQALDAWKAKLEAAGVAVEADVRWPNGTRSFYFRDPAGNSLECAEPGLWAID, encoded by the coding sequence TTGGCTCCGGCTCTTGAAGGCATCCTCGAAACCGCACTCTATGCGCACGATCTGGATGCGGCCGAGGCATTCTACGGCAACGTGCTCGGACTGACGCGAATCACGCGGGCCGGCAACCGCCACGTCTTCTTCCGTTGCGGCGACGGCGTGCTGTTGATCTTCAATCCGGCGGAAACGGTGAAGCCACCCGCGGCCGGCGCGCTGCCCGTGCCGCCGCATGGCACGCAAGGCAACGGGCACATGTGCTTCCGTGTCGCGGCGCAGGCGCTCGATGCCTGGAAGGCGAAGCTGGAGGCGGCGGGAGTTGCAGTCGAGGCGGATGTCCGCTGGCCGAACGGCACCCGCTCCTTCTACTTCCGCGATCCGGCCGGAAACAGCCTTGAATGCGCGGAACCCGGCCTCTGGGCCATCGATTGA
- the rph gene encoding ribonuclease PH, giving the protein MRPSGRKTDQMRKVSFERNFSKHAEGSCLVRFGDTHVLCTASLEEKVPAWLRNGGKGWITAEYGMLPRATGERMKREAAAGRQSGRTQEIQRLIGRSLRAVVDLPALGERQISIDCDVLQADGGTRTASITGAWIALHDCLKWMEARNMIKVERVLKDHVAAISCGIFANQAVVDLDYLEDSAAETDANFVMTGSGGLVEIQGTAEGKPFSEEEFASLMQLAKDGIAELVALQKQAIAG; this is encoded by the coding sequence ATGCGGCCATCCGGCAGAAAAACCGACCAAATGCGCAAGGTTTCCTTCGAGCGCAATTTCTCCAAGCATGCGGAAGGGTCCTGTCTGGTGCGCTTCGGCGACACGCACGTGCTCTGTACCGCGAGTCTCGAAGAGAAGGTCCCCGCCTGGCTGCGCAACGGCGGCAAGGGCTGGATCACGGCGGAATACGGGATGCTGCCGCGGGCGACCGGCGAGCGGATGAAACGCGAGGCCGCCGCCGGCAGACAGAGCGGCCGCACACAGGAGATCCAGCGGCTGATCGGCCGTTCGCTCCGGGCCGTCGTCGATCTGCCGGCGCTCGGCGAGCGGCAGATTTCGATCGACTGCGACGTGCTCCAGGCGGATGGCGGCACCCGAACCGCCTCGATCACCGGCGCCTGGATTGCCCTGCACGACTGCCTGAAATGGATGGAAGCGCGCAACATGATCAAGGTCGAGAGGGTGCTCAAGGACCATGTCGCCGCCATTTCCTGCGGCATCTTCGCCAACCAGGCGGTGGTCGATCTCGACTATCTGGAAGACTCGGCCGCTGAAACCGACGCCAATTTCGTCATGACGGGCAGCGGCGGTCTCGTCGAGATCCAGGGAACGGCGGAAGGAAAACCCTTCAGCGAGGAAGAGTTCGCAAGCCTGATGCAACTCGCCAAGGACGGCATCGCCGAGCTCGTGGCGCTGCAGAAGCAGGCGATCGCCGGCTAG
- the hrcA gene encoding heat-inducible transcriptional repressor HrcA: MVLRNPQKQGIASTLDERSGEIFRRIVETYLESGEPLGSRNLSRLLPMSLSPASVRNVMSDLEDLGLIYSPHVSAGRLPTQTGLRFFVDAFMQVGKLSTEERTSIERQVRRDQPVESLLTEASQMLSGMSRGAGLVITTKSDPVLKHVEFIRLAPTKALAVLVGDHDQVENRIIELPAGVTSAQLTEAANFVNAHLAGQTIPELRAQLEKVKKTVRGELDALSQDLVERGLAIWSGSEGDEKPARLIVRGRANLLEGLEGSEDIERLRMLFDDLEKKDSLIELLNLAESGPGVRIFIGSENKLFSLSGSSLIVAPYRDSDDRIVGAVGVIGPTRLNYSRIVPMVDYTAQLMSRLSR, encoded by the coding sequence ATGGTACTGCGCAACCCTCAAAAGCAGGGGATCGCATCGACGCTGGACGAGCGCTCCGGCGAGATCTTCCGCCGCATCGTGGAAACCTATCTGGAAAGCGGCGAGCCGCTCGGTTCACGCAATCTCTCCCGCCTCCTGCCGATGTCGCTGTCGCCCGCCTCGGTGCGCAACGTGATGAGCGATCTCGAGGATCTAGGGCTCATTTATTCGCCGCATGTCAGTGCGGGCCGCTTGCCGACCCAGACAGGCCTGCGCTTCTTCGTCGATGCTTTCATGCAGGTCGGCAAGCTTTCCACCGAGGAGCGGACCTCGATCGAGCGGCAGGTGCGGCGGGACCAACCGGTCGAAAGTCTTCTCACTGAGGCAAGCCAGATGCTTTCCGGCATGTCCCGCGGCGCCGGCCTCGTCATCACCACCAAAAGCGATCCGGTGCTGAAACACGTCGAATTCATCCGGCTCGCGCCAACCAAGGCGCTTGCGGTCCTCGTCGGCGATCACGACCAGGTGGAGAACCGCATCATCGAGCTGCCGGCTGGCGTCACCAGCGCGCAGCTCACCGAGGCGGCGAACTTCGTCAATGCCCATCTTGCCGGGCAGACCATTCCGGAACTGCGCGCCCAGCTCGAAAAGGTCAAGAAGACCGTGCGCGGCGAACTCGACGCGCTGTCGCAGGACCTGGTCGAGCGCGGCCTTGCGATCTGGTCGGGCAGCGAGGGCGACGAGAAGCCGGCGCGCCTGATCGTGCGCGGACGTGCCAACCTGCTCGAGGGCCTGGAAGGAAGCGAGGACATCGAGCGGCTGCGCATGCTGTTCGACGATCTCGAAAAGAAGGACAGCCTGATCGAGCTTCTCAATCTTGCCGAAAGCGGTCCGGGCGTGCGCATCTTCATCGGCTCGGAAAACAAGCTGTTTTCGCTCTCCGGATCGTCGCTGATCGTCGCACCCTATCGCGACAGCGACGACCGGATCGTCGGCGCCGTCGGCGTCATCGGCCCGACGCGGCTCAATTACTCCCGGATCGTGCCCATGGTCGATTACACCGCCCAGCTCATGTCGCGACTGTCGCGCTGA
- the grpE gene encoding nucleotide exchange factor GrpE, which produces MTDETNKNGAEAAAPEEVAKAAAPDAVEKPEAETSAAAPDPLELAKAESAELRDKYLRLAAEMDNLRRRTEREVKDAKSYSVAGFARDMLAVSDNLRRALEAIPAEARESADAGLAALIEGVEMTERSMLAALERHGVKQLDPTGQKFDPNFHQAMFEVPNTEVPNNTVVQVVQAGYTIGERVLRPAMVGVAKGGPKVAAAESETPAA; this is translated from the coding sequence ATGACCGACGAAACGAACAAGAACGGAGCTGAGGCCGCAGCGCCGGAAGAGGTTGCAAAGGCCGCCGCGCCGGACGCGGTGGAGAAGCCGGAGGCCGAGACTTCTGCCGCTGCGCCGGACCCGCTGGAGCTCGCCAAGGCCGAAAGTGCGGAGCTGCGCGATAAATATCTTCGCCTCGCCGCCGAGATGGACAATCTGCGCCGGCGCACCGAGCGCGAGGTGAAGGACGCCAAGTCTTATTCCGTCGCCGGCTTTGCGCGCGACATGCTGGCCGTCTCCGACAATCTGCGCCGCGCGCTGGAAGCCATTCCGGCCGAAGCAAGGGAATCCGCCGATGCCGGCCTCGCCGCGCTGATCGAAGGCGTCGAGATGACCGAGCGCTCCATGCTGGCGGCGCTCGAGCGCCACGGCGTCAAGCAGCTGGACCCGACCGGCCAGAAATTCGATCCGAACTTCCACCAGGCGATGTTCGAGGTTCCGAACACCGAGGTTCCGAACAACACGGTCGTCCAGGTTGTCCAGGCCGGCTACACGATCGGCGAGCGCGTGTTGCGCCCGGCCATGGTCGGCGTCGCCAAGGGTGGCCCGAAGGTCGCCGCCGCGGAAAGCGAGACGCCTGCCGCCTGA
- a CDS encoding immunity protein Imm33 domain-containing protein: MDLTDAVENAQKEICAKYGTAYYLSPPGMKVGIALNGWDGKTPINGLRHPPEGDTTGWYIWAGEMLSADTDFFKPLHVRHLAGWYPEIQKYLALPPGWRFLISGNYEDVWYDGSLLSV, encoded by the coding sequence TTGGACCTGACCGACGCAGTCGAAAATGCGCAGAAAGAAATCTGCGCGAAATACGGCACGGCTTACTACCTTTCACCACCAGGGATGAAGGTAGGGATCGCTCTGAACGGCTGGGATGGTAAAACGCCCATAAATGGCTTGCGTCATCCGCCCGAAGGCGACACCACCGGCTGGTATATATGGGCCGGTGAAATGCTATCTGCGGACACGGATTTCTTTAAACCACTGCATGTGCGGCATTTGGCTGGTTGGTATCCTGAGATTCAGAAGTATCTTGCTTTGCCGCCCGGATGGCGATTTCTGATTAGCGGGAATTATGAGGATGTTTGGTACGACGGGTCGTTATTGAGCGTCTGA
- a CDS encoding D-arabinono-1,4-lactone oxidase has product MLQAGGHWRNWVGNQSCIVRHRGVPESEAELAEMVREATSAGLNVRCAGSGHSFTPVALTSGLHLTLSGMQGVTQIDQARKRISVSAGTTINQLGKALKPNGLSLINQGDIDSQALAGALTTGTHGTGASLGNMASQIVGMRLVQPDGSILVVDETTPDLLEASRVSVGMLGVISEITLQVMDSYNLHEKLWRCDFDECMEQHDELAAKHRHFGFFWCPVPESRHCYCLPDTSSVSTTEKTADVCEMKVIDITERPPMDGAFERIAYSSEIYPIEYVPNFHELEYAVPVAHGKEAVRAVRQLMLEKHPTCIYPIEYRFTAGDSGWISPFFEQDSITLSVSGEPGTDYWDYLKDVDTILRQYGSRPHWGKLHFLGAEDVTALYPRSGDFRALRAKVDPEGRFLNDHLRQLFG; this is encoded by the coding sequence ATGCTGCAAGCGGGTGGTCATTGGCGCAACTGGGTCGGAAATCAGTCCTGCATCGTCCGTCACAGGGGCGTGCCGGAGAGCGAAGCGGAACTTGCCGAGATGGTGCGGGAAGCGACGTCCGCCGGTCTCAACGTTCGCTGCGCCGGCTCCGGCCATTCCTTCACACCGGTCGCGCTGACGAGCGGCCTGCATCTGACGCTGTCCGGCATGCAGGGCGTCACCCAAATCGACCAAGCACGCAAACGGATATCGGTCAGCGCCGGAACGACGATCAACCAGCTCGGCAAGGCGCTGAAACCGAACGGCCTGTCGCTCATCAACCAGGGTGACATCGACAGCCAGGCGCTCGCCGGCGCGCTCACCACCGGCACGCACGGCACCGGCGCATCGCTCGGCAACATGGCGTCGCAGATCGTCGGCATGCGCCTGGTGCAGCCGGACGGCTCGATCCTCGTCGTCGACGAGACGACGCCGGATCTCCTGGAGGCCTCCCGCGTCTCCGTCGGCATGCTCGGCGTCATCTCGGAAATCACCCTTCAGGTGATGGACAGCTACAACCTTCATGAAAAGCTGTGGCGCTGCGACTTCGACGAATGCATGGAGCAGCATGACGAGCTCGCCGCGAAGCATCGCCATTTCGGCTTCTTCTGGTGCCCGGTTCCGGAAAGCCGCCATTGCTACTGTCTGCCGGATACATCATCCGTCTCGACGACGGAAAAGACCGCCGATGTCTGCGAAATGAAGGTGATCGACATCACCGAGCGCCCGCCGATGGACGGGGCCTTCGAGCGGATCGCCTATTCCTCGGAAATCTACCCGATCGAATATGTCCCGAACTTCCACGAACTCGAATATGCGGTGCCCGTCGCACACGGCAAGGAGGCCGTCCGCGCTGTGCGCCAGCTGATGCTCGAGAAGCACCCGACCTGCATCTACCCGATCGAATACCGCTTCACCGCTGGCGATTCCGGCTGGATCAGCCCATTCTTCGAGCAGGATTCGATCACGCTTTCGGTCTCCGGCGAACCGGGCACCGACTATTGGGACTATCTGAAGGACGTCGACACAATCCTGCGCCAATATGGCTCGCGCCCGCATTGGGGCAAGCTGCACTTCTTGGGCGCCGAAGACGTGACGGCGCTCTATCCGCGCTCCGGCGATTTCCGGGCGCTACGGGCGAAGGTCGATCCGGAGGGCCGCTTCCTGAACGACCATCTCCGGCAGCTTTTTGGGTAG
- a CDS encoding SDR family NAD(P)-dependent oxidoreductase: MTGRLSGKVALISGGAGGCGLAASELFAREGAKVGIVDLPKSKGEEVAAAIRARGGEAVFAAADVSVSADVSAAVRPVEDAFGPITVLFNHAGILAVGPFLETEEAEWDRLMAVNVKSMFLMTKAVLPGMIGAGGGSIVCTSSISAVAATPMEVLYDTTKGACHMFARAIAVEFRDRGIRCNAVCPGFIATDHGKRELAGLTKHGVDVSEAAIAAQQGRMCDPMEVANAALFLASDEASFVNGTHLFVDNCFTAV; this comes from the coding sequence ATGACGGGCAGGCTTTCGGGCAAGGTCGCGTTGATCAGTGGCGGCGCCGGCGGCTGCGGGCTGGCGGCCTCCGAGCTTTTCGCGCGCGAGGGCGCCAAGGTCGGCATCGTCGACCTGCCGAAGAGCAAAGGCGAGGAGGTTGCAGCCGCCATTCGCGCCCGGGGCGGTGAGGCCGTGTTCGCGGCCGCCGACGTCTCGGTCTCGGCCGACGTGAGTGCGGCGGTCCGCCCCGTCGAGGATGCCTTCGGCCCGATCACCGTCCTCTTCAATCATGCCGGCATTCTCGCCGTCGGACCCTTCCTCGAAACCGAAGAGGCGGAGTGGGACCGGCTGATGGCGGTGAACGTGAAGAGCATGTTCCTGATGACCAAGGCGGTGCTACCGGGCATGATCGGCGCTGGCGGCGGCAGCATCGTCTGCACCTCGTCGATCTCGGCAGTCGCGGCGACGCCGATGGAGGTGCTCTACGACACGACAAAGGGCGCCTGCCACATGTTCGCCCGGGCGATCGCCGTCGAGTTTCGCGACCGCGGCATTCGCTGCAACGCCGTCTGCCCGGGCTTCATCGCCACCGATCACGGCAAGCGCGAGCTCGCCGGCCTCACCAAACACGGCGTCGATGTGTCCGAAGCGGCAATCGCCGCCCAGCAGGGGAGGATGTGCGATCCGATGGAGGTCGCCAATGCCGCGCTGTTCCTGGCGAGCGACGAGGCGAGCTTCGTCAACGGCACGCATCTCTTCGTCGACAATTGCTTCACGGCCGTCTGA
- the ptsN gene encoding PTS IIA-like nitrogen regulatory protein PtsN — protein MALAGLLHQNAIIPAMRANSKKQLLLELAAKASKLTGLPEREIFDVILQRERLGSTGVGNGIAIPHGKLSNLSSLVGIFARLETPVDFEALDDQPVDLVFLLLAPEGAGADHLKALSRIARVLRDHDMVTRIRATDSASAIYMLLNEDTTSHAA, from the coding sequence ATGGCATTGGCAGGCTTGCTGCACCAAAATGCGATCATCCCGGCCATGAGGGCCAACTCGAAAAAGCAACTCCTTCTGGAATTGGCAGCAAAAGCATCGAAGCTCACCGGTCTGCCGGAACGGGAGATTTTCGACGTCATCCTGCAGCGCGAACGCCTCGGCTCGACCGGCGTCGGCAACGGCATTGCCATCCCGCACGGAAAGCTCAGCAATCTTTCTTCGCTCGTCGGCATCTTCGCACGGCTTGAAACGCCGGTCGATTTTGAAGCCCTTGACGACCAGCCGGTGGACCTCGTCTTCCTTCTGCTCGCCCCGGAAGGCGCCGGCGCCGATCACCTCAAGGCGCTGTCGCGCATTGCGCGGGTGCTGCGCGACCATGACATGGTGACGCGCATCCGGGCGACCGATTCCGCCAGCGCCATCTATATGCTCCTCAATGAGGACACGACCTCGCACGCCGCGTAA
- the hpf gene encoding ribosome hibernation-promoting factor, HPF/YfiA family produces MSVRVSGKHMEIGESFRSRIGEQVREAVTKYFDGGYSSQVTVEKSGSRFSADCKLHLDTGVVLQANGQANEPQLAFDAASERIEKRLRRYKRKLKDHHNGNGQNATEVAYRVMDSVPFEDEEVPDDYAPTIVAESTKQLRTMSVANAVMALDMTDEPVLMFRTPGKEDLNIVYRRNDGNIGWIDAANIKG; encoded by the coding sequence ATGAGTGTGCGTGTATCCGGTAAACATATGGAAATCGGCGAATCGTTTCGCTCGCGCATAGGCGAGCAGGTCCGCGAGGCCGTAACCAAATATTTCGACGGAGGATATTCAAGCCAGGTCACTGTGGAAAAATCCGGCTCACGCTTCAGCGCCGACTGCAAGCTTCATCTCGACACGGGCGTGGTCTTGCAGGCAAACGGTCAGGCGAATGAACCACAGCTGGCCTTCGACGCGGCTTCGGAGCGCATCGAAAAGAGGCTCCGGCGCTACAAGCGTAAGCTCAAGGACCATCACAACGGCAATGGTCAGAATGCTACCGAGGTGGCCTACAGGGTAATGGACTCGGTTCCCTTCGAGGACGAGGAAGTTCCCGATGATTACGCACCGACCATCGTCGCCGAAAGCACGAAGCAATTGAGGACAATGTCCGTCGCCAACGCCGTCATGGCGCTCGACATGACGGACGAGCCGGTGCTGATGTTTCGCACCCCCGGCAAGGAAGATCTGAACATCGTCTATCGGCGCAATGATGGAAACATTGGCTGGATCGACGCCGCCAATATCAAAGGATGA
- the rpoN gene encoding RNA polymerase factor sigma-54 — translation MALSASLHLRQSQSLVMTPQLMQSIQLLQMTHLELGQFIAQEVEKNPLLEFQSAEEAGSGPDRSERDEAGLASETGGGAEESGSQSDLYDSTMSSTGERLSEELDADFANVFQDDTAPQRADAPELLGQWKSMPGAGGGDDGEGYDLDDFVAGRKTLRETLLEQIPFALAAARDRLIAQHLIDQLDEAGYLHAEIGETAARLGVAAQDVTRVLFVLQQFDPPGVFARSLSECLAIQLRLRNRLDPAMEALVANLELLARRDFANLKKICGVDEEDLVDMLAEIRKLDPKPGTSFETSITEAIIPDVVVRSAPDGGWLVELNPDALPRVLVNHDYFAEVSRHSRKNSAEQAFLSDCMQNANWLTRSLDQRARTIMKVASEIVRQQDAFLIHGVDYLRPLNLRIVADAIKMHESTVSRVTSNKYMLTPRGLFELKYFFTVSIGSAENGDAHSAESVRHRIRTLISQESADAVLSDDDIVDVLKQAGVDIARRTVAKYREAMNIPSSVQRRREKRALAKAAGF, via the coding sequence ATGGCTTTGTCCGCCAGCCTTCATTTGCGACAGTCACAGTCGCTGGTCATGACCCCGCAACTGATGCAGTCGATCCAGCTGCTTCAGATGACGCATCTCGAACTCGGCCAATTCATCGCCCAGGAAGTCGAAAAGAACCCGCTGCTGGAGTTTCAATCGGCCGAGGAGGCAGGCTCCGGCCCAGACCGGTCCGAACGCGACGAGGCAGGCCTTGCCAGCGAGACGGGCGGCGGGGCGGAGGAGAGTGGCAGCCAAAGCGACCTCTATGACAGCACCATGTCGAGCACCGGCGAGAGGCTCAGCGAAGAACTCGACGCCGACTTCGCCAACGTCTTCCAGGACGATACGGCTCCGCAGCGCGCGGATGCGCCGGAGCTGCTCGGCCAATGGAAATCGATGCCGGGCGCCGGCGGCGGCGATGATGGCGAAGGATACGATCTCGACGATTTCGTCGCCGGCCGGAAAACGCTCCGCGAGACGCTGCTCGAGCAGATCCCCTTTGCGCTTGCCGCCGCGCGCGACCGGCTGATTGCCCAGCATCTCATCGACCAACTCGACGAAGCGGGCTATCTGCATGCGGAGATCGGGGAAACGGCGGCAAGGCTTGGCGTGGCCGCGCAGGACGTGACGCGCGTCCTTTTCGTCCTGCAGCAGTTCGATCCGCCCGGCGTCTTCGCGCGCTCGCTCAGCGAATGCCTTGCCATTCAGCTGCGCTTGCGCAACCGCCTCGACCCGGCCATGGAGGCGCTTGTCGCCAATCTCGAGCTTCTGGCGCGCCGCGACTTCGCGAACCTCAAGAAGATCTGCGGGGTGGACGAGGAGGATCTCGTCGACATGCTCGCGGAGATTCGCAAGCTCGATCCGAAGCCGGGGACAAGCTTCGAGACCAGCATCACCGAGGCGATCATACCCGATGTCGTCGTCCGCTCGGCACCCGATGGCGGCTGGCTGGTCGAGCTTAACCCTGACGCGCTGCCGCGGGTCCTCGTCAATCACGACTATTTTGCCGAGGTTTCACGCCACAGCCGGAAAAACAGTGCCGAGCAGGCTTTCCTCAGCGATTGCATGCAAAACGCCAATTGGCTGACGCGCAGTCTCGACCAGCGCGCCAGGACGATCATGAAGGTCGCGAGCGAGATCGTGCGGCAGCAGGACGCTTTCCTCATCCATGGCGTCGACTACCTGCGGCCGCTGAACCTCAGGATCGTCGCCGACGCGATCAAGATGCATGAATCGACGGTGAGCCGCGTCACCTCGAACAAATACATGCTGACCCCGCGGGGTCTTTTCGAGCTGAAATACTTCTTCACCGTGTCGATCGGCTCGGCGGAAAACGGCGACGCCCATTCGGCGGAATCCGTCAGGCACCGCATCCGCACGTTGATCAGTCAGGAAAGCGCCGATGCGGTGCTGTCTGACGACGATATCGTCGATGTCCTCAAGCAGGCCGGGGTCGACATCGCACGGCGCACCGTCGCCAAATATCGCGAAGCGATGAACATCCCCTCCTCGGTCCAGCGGCGCCGCGAGAAGCGCGCGCTTGCCAAGGCAGCCGGGTTCTGA
- the lptB gene encoding LPS export ABC transporter ATP-binding protein, whose product MQIPFLPKRKRVKKPSAAAVAARTVDKARYDGTLIARGLTKSYRSRRVVNGVSLVVRRGEAVGLLGPNGAGKTTCFYMITGLVPVDEGAIEINGNDVTTMPMYRRARLGVGYLPQEASIFRGLTVEENIRAVLEIHDKNVERRESKLNDLLGEFSITHLRKSPAIALSGGERRRLEIARALATDPTFMLLDEPFAGVDPISVADIQALVRHLTSRGIGVLITDHNVRETLGLIDRAYIIHAGEVLTHGRANDIVTNPDVRRLYLGDNFSL is encoded by the coding sequence GTGCAGATCCCCTTTCTTCCCAAACGCAAACGGGTCAAGAAACCGTCGGCGGCAGCCGTTGCTGCGCGCACGGTCGACAAGGCGCGCTATGACGGCACGCTGATCGCCCGCGGCCTGACGAAATCCTACCGCTCGCGGCGCGTCGTCAACGGCGTCTCGCTTGTCGTGCGCCGCGGCGAGGCGGTCGGTCTGCTTGGGCCGAACGGCGCCGGCAAGACGACCTGCTTCTACATGATCACCGGATTGGTCCCCGTCGACGAGGGAGCGATCGAGATCAACGGCAACGACGTCACCACCATGCCCATGTACCGCCGGGCGCGGCTCGGCGTCGGTTACCTGCCGCAGGAAGCCTCGATCTTCCGTGGGCTGACGGTGGAGGAAAACATCCGCGCCGTGCTCGAAATCCACGACAAGAATGTCGAGCGGCGCGAAAGCAAGCTCAACGACCTGCTTGGCGAATTTTCGATCACGCATTTGCGCAAATCACCGGCCATCGCCCTTTCCGGCGGCGAACGCCGCCGCCTCGAGATCGCCCGCGCCCTTGCAACCGACCCGACCTTCATGCTGCTCGACGAACCCTTTGCGGGCGTCGATCCGATCTCGGTCGCCGATATCCAGGCGCTGGTCCGGCACCTGACCTCGCGCGGCATCGGCGTCCTGATCACGGATCACAACGTCCGCGAAACGCTGGGGCTGATCGACCGCGCCTATATCATCCATGCCGGTGAAGTGCTGACCCACGGGCGCGCCAATGACATCGTCACCAATCCGGATGTGCGCAGACTTTATCTCGGCGACAATTTCAGCCTGTAA